The nucleotide window TAGCTCGGCGGCTTTGTCGCTAAACCGTCGTTGGGCGGTAGCTGCCAGCTTACCAGCTTTCTTCGCCGTCTCCAGCTCCACAAGGTCCTCTAGAGTGACATTAGTCTTGGTGACTTCGCCGCGCGTCATGAACTTgaccatggcgggcgagaccGGGGTCTTGCGGGCGAGCGCCAGGTATTGCTCCCAGGATGCAGCGAGCTGCCCATGCTCTGCTAAAGCTGGCTCTACCCACTTCTTCAGCTCGTTATACTTGGGCTCGATCTGCTTTACGCTCAGCTCGAGATTAGTAACGGCGGCGTCCAAGCACTTGATCATGACGTCCATCTCATCGTAGCGCGCAGTGGCAGCATCGCTCAAGCGAGCGCACTCTTCCGTGAGCCGCACGGCCCAGTTGCGGCGTTCCTCGTAAAGGTGCTGCCATGATGTGATGGCCTGGACGTCATCTATAGAGTTTGGTGCTGTGGGGAtggagaggcggcgcggtgcgggcgTTTCGGAAacgagcgacggcgacgccacaGTAGACGCTGTTTGCTGCTGGGTGACTCGGATGTCGTAGATGTAGATTTCTTTCTGCGCAGGACAGGTCAGCAGATGCGGGGGGGCACACCTTTGACGGGGTATCACCAACCTCGGCATGGAGACTCGCATACTTGAGGGTGCGTCCCTGGGGCGTCAGAGCCACCATATGCTGGAGGGATACGGAGCTGTTTCGGGCGACCCAGACCTTCAAGTCATCGAGGCTACGACGACAGTCGGCGTCAGTCCCTGCATAGAAAGGGTCGGGGGGAAGTTCCGAGGACCGGCCGGAGGACTCGCACCTGGAGAACTGCGCTGTGTCGACCTCGAGTCGCTGGCCCGTATGGGCAATCAAGACGTGGGTAGCCATCCCGAGACATCTCCCGTCCCGGACGATGCGGCGCTGTGGTTGCCGGCGACGGAAGGAGGTGGAACGAGACGAGCGGGAGGTCGGACGTCGACGTGTTGTTGGGAGCGTGCAGAGGTTACAAAAGATGGGTAAGACAGGGCGACGGGCAAGCGAGAGGGATGCCTGATAACGGAGGTCGTCACCAGCTGGTGAGGCTCGGCTAGCGCATGGGCggctgcaggtcggcgaccGCCAGACTGGGCCAGGCACGCACGGGGGGGTTCCTGTTCGCTGGTGTGGCACTGGAACAGGCCAAGCGGGCCACTGGAGACGACGTCACAGCGGCCTCTGGTGATGCTGTTTGTAGGCGTGTTTGGAGTTTCGCGCTCGTGACGGGCGCCCGGCTGGCGGTCGAGGTGCCGCTGTCAGCTGGCCAGTGGACCCTGATCCCCAGGGTGCAAAGCTCCAGCCATTTTCCTTTCATCCATTGTGAGCGTGACTCGCTCAACAGGTGACGTGACGGGGGTGCGTGCCGGCGTGAGCGCACCAGCCATACTCGGCACCAGCCACATGTGGCTGATTATGTTTTGGACGGGAACCATCCAATTCGCCAAGActgacggcgaggagctccaAGAGTCAAGGGAAGTCAGCGGTTCAGCAAACGCCTACAGACAACGTACGActggggtggtggtgcttgcAAGAGGCCGACTCGCTTTTCGTTCATAAGCAgcctgacggcggcgcgaacATGAGCGTTTCCAACGATGATGTCCCGATGGGGGACGTTGACTCCGGGAATCAACATCATCTTCCTCTATCTacggacgagcagcgcgcgctgGAGCTGTACGACAAGCTTCAGACGTTGCGACTAGAGATTGCCCTTCTGAACGCGCAATTGGCAAACCACCAAGGTCAGTTACAGCCTTGGAGATAACTCACACCAAGCAAAGAGCTTTTGAGTAGAAGCTTGAGCTCACCAAGCACCCGCAGAGCCGCAAAGCTCAGACGAGGTCCCGGAACAGACAAGGCAGGACCTCCTTGATGCAAGGGCACTGTTCAAGCTGCGTCAAGacgctgtcgacgccgtcctgaTCGCCAACCCGGTCCTCAAGGCCGTGCACAACGGCACCGACGCGACGCCGGTGGAACGGCACGTTCTCGCTCCCCCCTCCGTGTGCCTGCGGCACTTGCCCGGGTCCCCTGCTTACCGATTACCAGTGACCTTGTCTCCTACGTAGAgcagcgagacgacgccgccattgccgtCTCGAAACACGCGTCGGCAGTGGAAGCCACGCTCAACGAGTCGACGCGTGTCCAGGCCGACACCGCCTTGGCAGTGGCCAGAAATGTTGAGCTGGTCGCTGAGCTGCTGGACCTCGCGGCGCAGATCGAGGAGAGGAAGCAAGGCCGTCTGGATGACGCCAGGTCTCAGGGCGAGGTGCGACGGCTAGAGGAGCAAGTCAAGGCTAGCAAACGGCGGTGGCAAGTCGTAAAGGGCGTGTCCAGCGGCATGGTTGCGGGTAGCGGTGTGGACTGGGCTCGCGATGACGAGCTTCGGGACATGGTGCTTGATCcagaggacgacgaagacgtcTAAGTAGACAGaggtgggcgtcgaggtgaTAGAGATGAGCGGCTGTGCGCCCATAGCTACTTTACGCGCCTCAACACATTCTGAACCCAGCATTATGGCGAGTGCTACTACTCATACTACACTCAATCACAGGGTCAGCCCGCCCATATTCAGCCTCATGGTCCGGTCAGATCGTGACCCGCCTTgtcggctggctgggcctcGCAGCTGGCGAGGGATGGCACCTCGTGGGCGTCATTCGGCACTGTACGTACATCGTATGCATCCATAAAAGACCGAGGCGCAGGAACCCGCACCACACCCGATCAATGAGCTCCCGGCAGCTTGGGACCTGCCGGCCCCGTTCGGAGGTCTGGTTCCCTCACCCGGCCATCTCGATCTTGCGGAGCTATGCAACCATCCCCGGCGCACGTGATAGTATGCATGCGAGCGCAAATGCGAGCTGACTACACTACAGTGACCAGAGGCAGGCGGGTGAAACCAGACCTCTTGCCACGACTTgcccgccgggccgcccgccttTTATTTCGTGAGCAAACGCGGAAATCACTGGGGGACTGGCGGGACGCGAGGGAAGCAGGTGGCGTGGGCTTGGCTGGGGCTCCCGATCAGAACGCGTCTCTGGGAGAGAAGCATGGCATGGGTCCGAGAGCGGCGGGGCcttggcttgcttgcctccTCGCTCatcagcgcggcgaggctgctCTCCCCCCCCACGTCCTAGCCGACCATGGCTCGCTCGATCgagctggggcggcgcgacgaggcgtttATTTTCGCTGGAACTGGGACTGGGACCGGGACTGGAGCAGGGCAGCACAAGCagggagcgagcgagccgcgagggcgcggcgcggtggaCAAGCAAGGCACCTGCCCTGCCGGGAGAGCCTGGATGCCATCCACCtcatccatgccatgcctcaggccctgccctgctctcGGGGCGTGCGCTGCACGGAACTGGGGCTACCCGGCAAAGTACAGCACAGTATCAGCGCAGACTGCCGCTACCGAGCCACCTAGAGAGTGGTGTGTCACGTACCCGCCCAAAGTCGCTGGGTGTACCTGCTGATGCcgtggctgggcgggctTGTTTTGGCCCAGCACGCAGAAGGAATGGCGCCGTGTGTGTCGGTCGACGAGGTGATACAGTATCCAAGTAACTCTGCGCCcagtactccgtaccttgcctcgccctcgccctcgccctcgccctcgccctgccctgcttgACTCGTCTGCCTTGCATgctccctcctccatcattgcccaccgcccgcgccgcgccgcgccgggctgGCTCTGGCGCCTGATGAGCCGACATGGCAAGCAGGCCATTATCTGCCATTTGCCAACCGGCATGCAGCACTGGGGGCCGCGCAGAACCGCGTACGACACTCACCTGCTGCATCGTCGTGGATTTTGCTACGTGCCGTTGGCTCCTGATCGTGTTCTGTGGCCCGGGCccccgctgtcgccgctgtcgccgctgtcgccgctgtcgccgctgtcgccgctgtcgttgATGTTTGTCATGTCTCGAGTTGCCTGCATGTGGAACAAGGGGCAGGCGACCTGATGAACCGAGCTCCCCTCTCTCGTTGCGCTCGAAACGGCGGTCCCTTGCGAGCAGCCAGCTGCCTGATTCATCAGGAATTGTGCCTACCACTGCCTCCCCTAACAAATCTCCTTGGGCCTTCGCCATACCCTTAAATCCCATCGGTGCGTTCGCTGCGAGAGCTGCTTTTTGTCCGTCCACGTCGCCTGTCGAGGGAAATCGCCGTTCGACATGGCTGCCGTGTCGAGAGCCCAATCTCTCGGGCCTGGAGTCGGATAGGTGCGCGCGACTTGTCCAGCACACCGGTGGACGCCAGCAAAgttgcgctgctgcagcttgaGACGGACGCAGGAAGCAGCGCAGGCCGTGTCCGGCGCGCGGAGGCGCGCGCTACCAACGGTACCAACAGCTGCGTACCAGTACCTGGAAAAGTCGTATGACGGTACATTTCGTCATGCGAGAGTTCAAGTACCccgctcgtggccgcgcTTTGGCTCGAGGCTGGCACTGGGAGCTCCTCAGAAGGGCCCAGTCTGCTCTCTCCCAGCCACCTGGTACTCTCCCTCGGACGCAGCGCCTGCACCAATTGGGCCAAGTGTCGGTGGTGTTGCGCGACAAAGTCGGAAGCGTGGTTATTTCGGGTCCACGGGCGGTGGGCCGGAACAGTGCCGTGGGTGTCGTCGCAGCAGCGTACAGTACGGATGTACTTCTAGCATCAGGCGGGTCCTACTCCTAGGTACCATCGGTGGATAGTACTTGCCTTCCATAGTAGGAGAGGCCTGGTTGCGCTGCACTGGACAGTCTCGGGCTTGTGTGGCTTCCTTCCCCAGCACTTTTGCAGCGCTTCCACTGCCAGtagccggcggcgtcggtgcatCTTGACAATTGTCTTGCCTGAGCCGAAAGCGATCCGTTGAGGGGCTACCTAGATATGTGTGCAGGAAAACCGCCGTGAATGCGACGGGGCACTTTATGAGACCAGATGGCGCTGGAGTGAGGTTCGTTGCAAAGGGTCGTAATGCCATGGTACCCGTCTCCGTGTGTACCCCATGGCTGCTGCCTTCCTGGCTGGCCCGCAGCTAGGACAGATCCCCGTGGTTCTGATACTCGGCAAACGTAATTCCGCCACCGCTCCATTGCGGACACTGGGAAGGCCCAATTGACGCCACGAACGACGCTGGGGATGCTTCTGTGCGCGGTTCGTACGAAGATGTAGTATGGTGCCCACCTAGGTGAGCTTCATGGGCGAGCTCTTAGCTACCTATCTAAGCTAATTGACGGTAAAGATCTCTCGCGCTAGCCGAGAGTGCTCTTCTGCCATCCGACAGGAGCGCCAAGCAGTACGAAGCACTTCGTAGCGCAAATGCCCCTGCCGTGCTGCCCCTGTTGGCGGGTGatgacagcgacgacgatgaggagtTGCACAGCACGACGTGCCCCTGCGTGAGACCTGCCGCTGGGCCTTGCAAGCCTGCGGAGGTTTCGTGTGGGGGTGGTCGGAGGTCGGGGAGCTGAGGGTGGTGAGTGGgtgaagatgaagatgaggGTGGCAGGTGGAGGTAACATGTAGGTGCTGTTACCTCAGGAGGAGTGATAGGACTAACCTACGAGGGGCGGAGGACCGAGGACTCCAAGCAGCAACCAGCTATGCGAAGATACCCAGCCTGCTCCCTtgactgccgccgccctccaaTGCCTTTGCTAGCTCCCTCAAAGCTGCAGTGGCGAGCGCAGGATGCTGGGGTCGCGTTGCTGCACTAGGCCGACCCACCCGAGCTCTTGCAGACCCGCCGACCTGCTGTACGAGCAGAGCAGTACCGCCATGGCATATGGCGCGTCGATGGGCACAGTCCCAGATGGACAAAACATTTGCGTGGTCGCAATTTCGGCGTCGGACATTGGCGACCGCGTCACCTGTTTTCTTGCTGGCGATGAAGCAGGAGCATCGTTCCTGGCGCACGTTCGTTTCCTCTTGGCACGGGCAGGTACGACGGCCCAAGaccctccatccatccctcaGGCAGGCGCACAGGATTGAGTGTTGAGGCAGGTAGGTGGGCGAGAGCGCGCCCGCAAGCTCCTGCCTGGCTGTCCCAATCGCAACGGGAGGGAAGGAGTGGCGGAGGTGGGTAGAGTCCTAGATGTATACAGTGCGAGGTACATGACGTTCGTCGCGGTACAAGGCCCTTGTACTGTACCTCTGCGAGGGAAATGGCGCGTTGCGCGTACCCATACAGTACCACACAAATAAACAAGCCTCGCGCTGCGCTCgttgggggaggaggggcgcaAGCGAGACGGAGGTGCGCGCAGCACAGGAGCTAACGAACCAGAAGCGTTGCAGTCGGTCATCCCATGGTCTTGTCTGTGAGTTCCAGTGGCAgacgcgggcagcagcccgccggtGTCCAAGCTCCTTGGCTGCGTTGCTCTCGCCCATTCCTGTGACTGAGAGCGAAGTCTGCGGCTGGCGGTATTTTTGTGAGCTTCACCAACTCCAACCCAGGGCGTGTGGGTAGACAAGGCGTTCAAGGCAGGGGGGATGGCAGTCCCAAGGCGACAGACCCTCCTTGGGCGTGATGCCCATCAGCCTTCTTTATTCTTCTGTGGTACTAGAGTACATAATAAGCCTGATGTCGCGTCCGGGGCACGCACAAGCCGAGGCCAGGTGCTGCTAGGCATGTCTGACATGCTTGTATTACTGGCACTACAACCAGCCAGCGTTGGTGGACTCACGCACCTTGCGCTCGCGCACATTGTCGTCGCGCATGGCTCGGAGTGCGCGTAGTACACGAGAACAGAGGTGAGGCCGGAGTCATTACGCGGGTTTACAGAGTGCACTGGAAAGCGCGACAACCATTGACAGTACTAGGCagccggcagcgccgccagcatccaGCAAAAAGAGAttgagggagagggagagatgGCTCAAGGCAGAGGCAGGGGCGATGCTGCACAAGTGTGCCATACATGGATGGATGTCCTTTGCATCGCTCTCTTTCCGCCAGCGCGAGGTGAGGCGTGCGCATGGGAGTGAGTGCCCACCTACGCGCCATgccagccggccgtcgagcaaGTACTCCGTTAGTACAAAGGGGTGCGCTGCACTTGTGAGGGAAACATGACGGGCGCGGCACTGCGCTGCTGTGGCCGGGCTGCCATTGGGCTCTCGCtgacgctggctggctgaccgTCCCTGGCCGTTCCATCCATCTGCTgttgccggcgctgctggtgccgggcgctggcgctgtcgCTGTTGCCCTGCTGGCAGGCCGACCGACGCGCTGGCGGTGCTTGGCCTGTCGCAGTGCTCGCTAGCTGGGGGCACAGCTGGAGCTCTGCTAGGGTTGGGAGGGGGACTGGagggaaagggaggggggacaGGCTCAGACCAGCCCATATGTGCAGGTACGCGCAGAGGAGAGGACCTAGGTATCGCTTGTACCAGTTCTTCCGTGGCTGGTACTTGGGAATTAGCTGGGTCGGCCGCGTTcctccacacacacacacacgcccgcccgcccgcccgcccgcactcacacacacacacacacacaccacacacacgcacacgcacccgctcgctcgctttcGCGCGCGTGCTTCCCCCCAATCACTCCCCCATAGTAAAAAGGGTGCttggccctccccccccaatACTGCgctcccctctctctcccactTCTCCCATACAAACTCCCACCCAAAAACCTCCCATACAAACCGCAACCGCGTCTCTTCGCAACACAGCACGCGCCCTTGGTGAGTACCTCTCTCTGGCACTGCATCACTGCAAAGCAAAGGTCACGgctgccgcatcgtcgtcggacgGCTTGCCACCTCGCTTTCCCCCTCGCTGGCCGTTTTTTGGGCCGTTTTGACTTCGACTGTGCATTGCGAGCCCGTTTGCCTTGGTGCATCGTGCTTCAATcgcgtcgtcttcgttgtggcctcttcttccttcaaccgcctcgcgccgttggcgcccaTTTCGACGAACATCAACACGCTGACCAGCGCGTGCGCATCGCAGACCACGGTTTCATCGCCGTCTTCTCTTCGTTTTAAAAGTCTTCAAGGTACGTGGAGGTGCTCAATTGCCATCTTTTTGGACTTCACAATGTGACGTGCCCGCGACGGTGCCGCCAATGCCTCTCCGCCTTCGCCCTCAATCTCACTTCACACCCTGGCCCTCAATTCACTTACACCAGCCTCCACACACAAATCACGTACCGCGTCGCTGGCCCCATCGGTGGCTCCCGGCGCGCGACCAGTCACAACAGCACCATTGACGTCGCTCGGCGCGCCGTCTCACTTTCGCACCTTGCCTGTCACCGCACTCACTTCATTTCTGCACTTGATAAATGCTGCCGCATCCTCACTCAATTCCGCTTGCTAACACGAGACGTGCAGACACATCATCAAAATGCCCAAGGCAGCAGCTGGCAAGCGTGGCGCCAAGGAGGTCAAGAGACGCGGCAAGAAGGGTTAGTAGTGCTCTCTCCCCATGACATCTGTCGCGAGCCTGTTGGGTCGCCGGAGGCTCCCGCTTGACTGCGTAGCGACTCTGCTTCCTCTTCATGTTTGGGGCACGTGCAAGACAAGGTTGCTGATGGCATCAGACCCCAACGCCCCCAAGCGTGGCCTCTCCGCGTACATGTTCTTTGCCAACGAGCAGCGTGAGAACGTCCGTGAGGAGAACCCCGGCATTTCCTTCG belongs to Purpureocillium takamizusanense chromosome 1, complete sequence and includes:
- a CDS encoding uncharacterized protein (COG:S~EggNog:ENOG503P4G0), translated to MSVSNDDVPMGDVDSGNQHHLPLSTDEQRALELYDKLQTLRLEIALLNAQLANHQEPQSSDEVPEQTRQDLLDARALFKLRQDAVDAVLIANPVLKAVHNGTDATPVERDLVSYVEQRDDAAIAVSKHASAVEATLNESTRVQADTALAVARNVELVAELLDLAAQIEERKQGRLDDARSQGEVRRLEEQVKASKRRWQVVKGVSSGMVAGSGVDWARDDELRDMVLDPEDDEDV
- the NHP6 gene encoding Non-histone chromosomal protein 6 (COG:K~EggNog:ENOG503P5CR) translates to MPKAAAGKRGAKEVKRRGKKDPNAPKRGLSAYMFFANEQRENVREENPGISFGQVGKILGERWKALNDKQRAPYEAKAAADKKRYEDEKQAYNAEADDSS